The genomic window CCACGATGTACCAGGCGGCGCAGATGGCCCGTGACAAGGGGGCGGCGCTCCTCTCCTACGAGCAGGGCGACCTCACGCGCCTCGAGGACCTCTTGAAGGCGAACCGCAAGCGGCGGCGCAAGCTCATCTGCGTGGACGGCGTCTACAGCATGACCGGGGACTACGCGAACCTGCCGGAGCTCGTGCCGCTGGCGAAGAAGTACGACGCGCTCGTCTACGTCGACGACGGACACGGACTGGCCTTCGTCGGCCAGAAGCCCACCAAGGCCATGCCGTACGGCTTCAAGGGCAACGGCCTGGTGCGGCACTACGGCATGTCCTACGACCAGCTCCTCTACGTGGCCGGGGTCTCGAAGGGCTTCGCCGCGGCGGCCGGCTTTGCGCTCGTGAGCCCGCGGATGAAGGAGTTCCTGCTGGCGTATGCCAAGCCCCTCGACTACACGCAGCCGCCGACCCCCTTCGCGCTCGGAGTGCTCGACGCGGCGCTGGACCTGCAGCTCGAGGTGGGGGACAAGCGGCGCGCGAAGGTCTACGCCCTGTGCGAGCGCCTCATCTCGGGCCTGCGCGCGCAGGGCTTCCACGTGATGAACCGAACCCACTTTCCGATCGTCTCGGTCTGGGCGGGGAACACCGAGAAGCTGATCGAGGCCTCGCGCCGGCTCTACCGCGACGGGATCTTTCTCACCTCGTGTCCGTACCCGACGATGCCGCGCGGGCAGGAGGCGCTACGGGTGACGGTGACCTCCAACAACAGCAAGGCGCAGATCGACCGGCTGCTCGCGTCGTTCGAGCGCATCCGCAAGAACTGGGTCAAGGCGGGAGTGCCGCTGCACCCCGAGGAGTAGCGCGCCCCGGGCGGTGCCTTACTTCACGAACCGGATCTGTGCCACGCCCAGGTTGTCGGCGGAGTCCTTCGCGCGCACCGCCAGGATGTGCGTGCCGGGTTTGAGCTTGCCGGGGAGCTTGAGGCGGAAGCCCTCCGCCGGGCTGTCGTAGACCCCGTCGTTCGGGCTCACGGTGCGCCAGCGCTTGCCGTCCACCGAGTACTCGACGAGCTGGATCGCGCTGTACGAGTCGCGGGCCAGCCCCGAGGCCATCGGGTAGCGCACGCTCAGTCCGGTGATCTCCGGCTTGCGGTTGTCGATCAGGACCGGCGCCGACACCTTGCTGTCCTTGAGGACGTGCTCAGCACCGTTGCCCTTCTCGTCCGAGGCCACGACCTTGATGCGGTAGTAGTCGTCGGCCACGGGCTCAGTGTCCCACTCGAGCTCGGTCTTCTCGAGCGGGTCGTGGCCGCTGATCTTGCGCCAGTTCACGCCCATCTCCTCGCGGAAGTAGACCCGGTAGACGAGCGGGTCTCCGTCCGGGTTGTCCATCTTCCACTTGATCTTGAGCTTGGCGGCCTTCCCCTTGTCGCCCCTTGCCCCCGCGTCATCGACGGTGACCTCGCTGATCGTGGCGCGCTGGTTCTGCGGTCGGTAGTGGATGGCGAAGCTGCGCAGCGCCCCCTTGAAGGGGGCCTGGAAGTTCACCTGCACCTGCACGTAGCGCGCGACCGGGTTCGTGAGGCGCATCCGCTGCGCCGAGACGGGCTGCGCGCCGTGCCACCCGCTCCAGGTCTTGTCGGGCTTGGCCGTGTTGCCGCTCCGGCTCATGAGCTTCACCTTGGCCGAGCCCTGCACGTGCACCTGCCCCCACTGCGAGGGGAACTTCGCGTCGAAGACTTTGCTCTGGTACGAGGGCTGGCCGCTCGGGCTCGCGCTCACCTGATAGATCGCCCCCGCGTCCCCCATGCCGAGGTACTGGGCCTTGCCCGTGACGGCGAGGGCCAGGACCTGCCGCTCGGGCAGGTCGAAGGCCGTCAGCACCGTCCGGTCGGGGCGCACGAAGTAGACCTTCCCCTCGGCGCCGTCCGCGGCCCAGAGCATGCCTTCGCCGTCGAGCTCGAGGTCCGTGAAGTACCCCTTGTCGAGGGTCAGCAGCTCGTCCATGTGCCCCTGCGGGTCGATGCGGTAGAGAGCCCCCTTGCCCTGCTTCGCCCCGGGACGCAGCTCCTGCGGACGGAGCTTTGTCGACGGAGCGCGCACCCGGCGGCTCTCGCTCTTCAGCGGCGTGCCGGCCTCGCCGGCCTCGGGGGCGTCGTAGCGCGGCAGGCCGGCGGTGCGCCCCGGGAACTTGTTCACCGCGAGGTAGATGGCGCCGTTCGGCCCCACCAGCACGCGGCGCAGCTCGCTCGCGTCGAAGTCGTGCATGGCGCTCGCCTTGCCCGCCGCGGTGATGCGATAGAGGATCGCGTTCTCGGCGCTGCCGGCCAGCACGTGCCCCTTGCCGTCCACGGCCAGCGACAGGACGTGCTGTTCCCCCGGGTCGTAGTAGACGCTTGGGGTGCCGCCTCCCTCGGGGATCGAGAAGACCTTACCGGGAGCGCCCGAGCCGGCGTAGATGCGGCGCGTGCGCGGGTCGTGGACCAACGCCCAGACGTGCGCGGTAGGGAGCTTGGCGAGCTGGCGCCAGGTGCCGCTCTTCGGGTCCACCTCGAGGATCTTCGCGTCGGGCATCGTGCCGGCGAGTAGCTTGCCCCCCGGGCCCACGGCGAGCGCCGTGACGAGCACGGTTTTCAGATCGGTCACCACGCGCGCGGTGCTGCCGCGGACGGCGAGGATCTGCCCCGGGTCGCCCGTACCGAAGTAGACGTTGCCGGCGCTGTCCACGGCGCGCGACCAGACCATCGCCAGGGGCCCGCTCTTCACGCGCCAGGCGTTGCGGCCGGCGACGATCTCGCCCTCCGAGGAGATGAGCGTCCCCTTGGGCTGCCCCTTGTCCAGCTCCTCGAAGCTCGAGACCTCGAAGGTGGCGGTCGGGATGGCGAAGAGTTCATTCGAGAGCGCGCCGAGGCCCAGCAGGACGAGCGCGGCGAGGATCGGCTTATGGGTTGCCCGTGGGCGAATGCTCACTTTTCCACCTCGCTCTTGACGCGAATGCGAATGCGCTGGCGGCCGCCCACCAGCCGGGCGGTGCCGAAGATCTGCCGCTGCACCGGCTGGTAGGTCTGCTCGCTGCGGATCCTGGACGCGGTGTGGAGCGCGTCCATCACCGACTGCGGCAGGTCGCGCAGCACCTGGCCGCCGAGCTTCAGCCCCTGTGCGGGGGTGTAGAGACTAAGCACTACCGCCTGCGCGGGGTAGCTCTCCTGGAGCTGCTTCAGGTACTGCTTGAGGTTCTGCGCGGGAGCCCGTTCCGGATAGACCAGGCCGCCGCCGGCCACCTCGAGCTGCAGGACCGACCCGGCGAGCGAGGGGTGGATCTCGAGCGGGTAGGTCTGCGTGAACTCGTGGCCGCCGTAGGGGCGGAACTTGACCGTCACGTTGACGCGCGAGCCCGGCTCGACGGTGGTCGAGCTCAGGGAGAGCTCGGTGATGTCCACCACGTGGGCTCCGTAGCGCACGTTGATGTCCACCTCGATCCGCTCGAACTCCACCGGGCCGAAGTCGTTGTTCTGGATCATCGAGAGGGCGCGGAGCCCGTCCACGAAGAAGATGCCCATGCGGCGCACGCCGGCCGAGGCGTAGCGGTGCTCGACGATCTTCACCGGCGCCTGCCCCTTGATGACCAGGGTGGTCGTGACCTGGAAGGTCGAGTGCGAGACCTCGGACATGGCCTGCGTGAGCGCGCTGTTCACCACGCTGACGGCCAGAGACGGGGTGAGCAGCCGGTGACTCGCGAGCTGGGCGTTGAAGACGCGCGTGCTGGCCTCGTCGCGGAGCGTGACCTTCATCGGCACCGTCGGGAGGCGGCGGCCGGTGTCCACCATGATTCCGGGCTGTCGGTCGTGGACCAGCGTGCCGACCGGGCGCGCGGGGCTCGCGAGCTTGAAGGAGCGCGAGAGGCTCGCCACGGTGTGGTTGATCTTGGCCGTCACGGCGGGCAGGTAGATCTCGCCCGCGTTGAACATGTTGTGGCCGAAGGCGAGCACCTTGTTGCCGCCGACCCAGGTCACGGTCCCGGTCCCCGTCAGGGAGAGGTCGCCGCTCACGAGCTGGACTCCGACGGCCGAGCCGGGCGCGAGCTTGTCCGGTCCCTCGGCGCGTCCGGTGCCGCCCCCCTGCATCGGCTCGAAGCCGAGCGGTCCGAGGGCGGCCTTCAGGTCGGCCAGCGCCTCGGTCGAGAAGCCGGCGGCGGCGAGCGGGACCGAGACCGGCGCGAGTCCGCCCTCGGGATAGGTTTGCCGCGAGAAGACGGGGGTGCGCCACCACCCTTCCTGCTTGGTGAGCTCGGCCAGGGCGCGGCTCTCGCCCGGACGCGGCCGGGCCTGGACCAGCGCCGGGCTCGACGGGCCGCGGGTCTTCCACTTCACGAGCTCGAGCATGTCCTTGATCGGAGTGACCCCGGCGATCGGCTCCTTCGAGAAGCGCCAGCCGTAGGCCAGCGCGCCGATCAGCTTGCCGTTGATGTAGATGGGGCTGCCGCTCATCCCTCCCTGGATCCCCGTGATGCGCAGCCGCGGGTGGTCGCAGCGGATCAGGATCACGTCCTGCTTGGGCAGGAAGTTTTTCAGGACATCCACCACCTCGACGCTGAAGCGCTCGATCTTGAACCCCGAGAAGACCGTGAGGCCGTAGCCCTTCTGGCCGGGTTGGATCTGCTCAACGGAAAGTGTGGCGGGACCTTGCTGGGCCGCTGCCGGGGTCGCGAGCACCCCGACCAGCAGCGCCAGGCTGCCGATCCGACGGAATGGAGTCACGCGAGAAGAATAGGGGCGGGGATCGAGGCTGTCAAATCGCGACCGACGAGAAGGAGGGCGTTTTCGAGGGCGCGCGTGCGTCCTGTGCGGGAGCTACTCAGGGAATGTAGGCGTCGCCGCGGTCCGCTCGGCGATTGCGCTGATCTTCGCCCTGCCACTGGCGTGCCGATGCGCGGGAGTGCCGCGCGTTGCTCTCGCGCGTGAAGGCCTCGATGTCGGCGGTCCAGCGGGCGTGGTCCACGGGGTGCGTCTTCCGATACTCCTCGAGCGCCTGCTCCTCGGCCAGCGCCACCGTCGGGTCGAAGTGCGCTTCGGGCTGGATGCCGCCCGTCATCAGGTCGACGCGATAGAGCCGCCGCGGCTTGGACCCCTCACGGTACTTCAGGTCGTGTGCGCCAGCGAGGTCCCAGCTCGAGAGCTCCTTCGAGACGATGAGGTAGCGCCCCGTGGGACCCATGCGCTCGAACGTGCCCGAGACCCACTGCGAGCGATACCTGCGATCGGCTGGCCGCACGTTGAGACCGTAGTCTGCCTTGGAGGGATCGAAGGCCACGTAGGCCTGGCGACTACCGAGCTGCACGCGGAGGAGCTCTTCGTGGCTGCCGGCGAACCTCTTCACGGGCTTGGAGAGCCGGCTCCGATCATTCACGCGCTGCACCGTTCCGCGGATCGGCGCGCGCCAGGCGTCCTCGAAGGAGGTGGTGCCGCTGGTCGTGGCGTGGCGTCCGTCGAGGCGCCCGACCACGGCGTCGAAGGTCTCGAGCAGGGTGTGTCCCGCGTACTGAATCGAGACCAGGAACCGCCCGTTCTGCTCTATCGCGTTCAGCTTCGCCTCGCCCGTGCCCAGCGTCTTGGCGGCCTTGACGAGCTGGTAGGCGGCCGAGACCATCGGGTTGCTGCCGTGCGCGTCGGTGGGCTTCCAGGGGCGGTTTCCCCGGGCGAAGGGGCCGTCGATGAACTCGCCCGCGCTCGTGAAATGGAGCGGCCGGCGCGCGCGGTCGTGCGGCTGGTGGAAGAGCACCGTATAGGCGCCGTCGGCCCCCTGCGTGAGCTCGAGGTTGAAGGCCCCGAGGTGGCCGTTGCCCACGACGCGCGTGGCGTACTTGCCCGCGAGGCGGAGCGCGCGGCTCGCCGCCTTCGAGGCGGGCGGTTCGGGTCGAGCGCCCATCGCGTGGCCCGAAGGGAGCGCGAGGCAGAGCAGCGCGGTGAGGGTCAGACTCCGAGAACGCGAGCTTCGCATGATGGATGGCTCCACGAGGGAGGCGGCGGGAGGGACGAGCCCCGCTGCGGCCCCTGGTCGGGCCCGGGCTACTGCAAC from Deltaproteobacteria bacterium includes these protein-coding regions:
- a CDS encoding aminotransferase class I/II-fold pyridoxal phosphate-dependent enzyme, whose amino-acid sequence is MARAKRRTTSLEDRYLTLGDRHQRDPLLSVLKESRQYDVKVRSIHKRELVDLEGHELADFASCNYISMDQDVKVLLKAGAAATKKFGIHSGRARLMGTHSLMVHVEQKIARFLGGEDAVFFPTSTLASIGIIPALALEGDAIFLDKSAHATMYQAAQMARDKGAALLSYEQGDLTRLEDLLKANRKRRRKLICVDGVYSMTGDYANLPELVPLAKKYDALVYVDDGHGLAFVGQKPTKAMPYGFKGNGLVRHYGMSYDQLLYVAGVSKGFAAAAGFALVSPRMKEFLLAYAKPLDYTQPPTPFALGVLDAALDLQLEVGDKRRAKVYALCERLISGLRAQGFHVMNRTHFPIVSVWAGNTEKLIEASRRLYRDGIFLTSCPYPTMPRGQEALRVTVTSNNSKAQIDRLLASFERIRKNWVKAGVPLHPEE